Proteins encoded together in one Heterodontus francisci isolate sHetFra1 chromosome 20, sHetFra1.hap1, whole genome shotgun sequence window:
- the supv3l1 gene encoding ATP-dependent RNA helicase SUPV3L1, mitochondrial isoform X3 has translation MMLSGVLCDLVTGEERTFVDPDGRQSAHVACTIEMCSVTTPYQIAVIDEIQMIRDPSRGWAWTRALLGLCAEEIHICGEAAAVNLVMELMYDTGEEVEVESYERLTPLTVLDSALESLDNLRPGDCIVCFSKTDIYSLSRQIETRGLECAVIYGSLPPGTKLAQAKKFNDPEDPCKIMVATDAIGMGLNLSIKRIIFNSLVKPSINEKGEKEMDRITTSQALQIAGRAGRFNSAFQEGEVTTMNRDDLPVLQEILSRTVDPIEAAGLHPTADQIEMFAYQLPDATLSNLIDIFVSLSQVDGLYFVCNVDDFKFLADMIQHIPLNLRVRYVFCTAPINRKHPFVCTSFLKFARQFSRDEPLTFEWLCRHINWPLTPPKNIKDLVHLEAVHDVLDLYLWLSYRFMDMFPDVNFVRDIQVELDSIIQIGVKNITRLIRASDSTTAGPDDASVHGGIWTKRRINMKGTNTKDQDYSGSRRIRGSKALGYRAVVCKEDIPEGAGDSLSARLVQQGQLTAELLQQLQEEWSASQAHGLQAPGGAQDQSETTSRGLRKKK, from the exons GGAGTGCTGTGCGATTTGGTGACTGGGGAAGAGCGAACCTTTGTTGATCCAGACGGAAGGCAGTCGGCTCACGTTGCTTGTACCATTGAAATGTGCAGTGTAACAACACCAT ATCAAATAGCTGTAATTGATGAAATCCAGATGATCAGAGATCCTTCCAGAGGCTGGGCATGGACAAGGGCACTATTAG GACTTTGTGCCGAAGAAATCCATATTTGTGGAGAAGCTGCAGCTGTTAACTTGGTGATGGAGCTGATGTATGACACAGGAGAGGAAGTGGAG GTTGAGAGTTATGAGCGGCTAACTCCCCTGACTGTTCTGGACTCGGCCCTGGAGTCTCTGGATAACCTGCGTCCTGGTGACTGTATCGTGTGCTTCAGTAAAACTGACATCTACTCACTGAGTCGTCAAATTGAGACTCGCGGACTGGAATGTGCGGTGATATATGGCAGTCTCCCGCCTG GAACAAAGTTGGCTCAAgcaaagaagttcaatgacccTGAGGATCCCTGTAAGATCATGGTCGCTACCGATGCCATTGGGATGGGTTTGAATCT GAGTATAAAACGCATCATTTTCAATTCTCTGGTGAAACCCAGTATAAATgagaagggagagaaggagatGGACAGGATAACCACTTCGCAGGCCCTGCAGATCGCCGGGAGAGCTGGCAGGTTCAACTCGGCCTTTCAGGAAGGGGAAGTTACTACAATGAATCGCGACGACCTTCCTGTGCTCCAAGAGATCCTGAGCAGGACCGTCGACCCCATTGAG GCAGCAGGATTGCACCCCACGGCGGACCAGATCGAGATGTTTGCTTACCAGCTGCCCGATGCCACCTTGTCAAACCTGATC GATATATTTGTGAGCCTCTCGCAGGTAGATGGACTCTATTTTGTGTGCAATGTCGATGATTTCAAGTTCCTGGCCGACATGATTCAGCACATCCCTCTGAACCTCCGTGTGCGATATGTCTTCTGCACTGCACCAATCAACAGGAAGCATCCCTTTGTCTGCACCTCCTTTCTGAAG TTTGCCAGACAATTCAGCAGGGATGAGCCACTGACGTTCGAGTGGTTATGTCGGCACATTAACTGGCCACTAACACCACCAAAAAATATCAAAGACCTTGTACACTTGGAGGCTGTACATGATGTTTTGGATCTGTACCTGTGGTTGAG TTATCGGTTcatggacatgttcccagatgtgaATTTTGTGCGAGATATTCAGGTTGAATTGGACAGTATCATACAGATTGGAGTGAAGAATATCACCCGTCTGATCCGTGCATCAGATTCCACCACtgcaggacccgatgatgcttctGTTCACGGAGGGATATGGACAAAACGTAGGATAAATATGAAGGGCACAAATACCAAGGATCAGGACTACAGTGGATCAAGACGGATTCGAGGGTCAAAGGCTTTAGGCTACAGAGCGGTGGTTTGCAAAGAAGATATACCGGAGGGAGCTGGTGACTCTCTAAGTGCGAGGCTGGTCCAGCAAGGACAGCTCACGGCTGAATTACTGCAGCAACTTCAGGAGGAGTGGTCAGCAAGCCAGGCACATGGTCTCCAAGCTCCTGGAGGTGCTCAAGATCAGAGTGAAACTACTTCCAGAGGATTGAGgaagaagaaataa